Proteins found in one Stigmatopora nigra isolate UIUO_SnigA chromosome 15, RoL_Snig_1.1, whole genome shotgun sequence genomic segment:
- the smcr8a gene encoding guanine nucleotide exchange protein smcr8a, with the protein MIGSPDVVAFTKEDDDCQANLDPWAIPEEFSIPLHPPADSNPWAKTSYAKFTKDFILISEFSEQVGPQPLLTIPEDPKIWGTFDLNYFSLRIMSVDYQASFVGHPPGSGYPRLSFVEDSRVVLGDSKEGAFAYVHHLTLYDLEARGFVRPFCMAYVSADERKIMLQFQELSIRFSKASECLKAGNRRAFAKELHRKLRDLEYTYSVLQREEGLQREAGTHMYSAHAVEKANELANVEKSIYEHRDLLKQISSYPHRPRRDPQAVACQMCMSECEELFAKYAKLSKEGDDVWGSNGHKGEVGMDEDECVKRRPSYTPQLIKAKSAKCFDKRLKTLQELCDNNFYEATLELLKETEKNFRGDLCYLHTRRLHRALRREQRIINFLFEEEICEDDYDDLDSRARLRTFCAMNHAVENLTLITPEPIVGGSEPLKPYDHASETRHTPSLTLEDGDLQFSCFDQDMDIQKPYGNCSNQISSKPVLDQESDSTPDCDYKTDVDGQSNSEWAEAATDEERDPRASSEETTKEELCEDSTLVSLDAACCMAHEQFIDNPPDVAPHITVNMQNTQILVVKREPQALLPLLDDYAVGSLTSESHAAGLLGDALSHTSAEDGSDCTMSTSTGSDWTASPLGNRLILTLRQKKKAGQGALRFVRQYPFAIQALWCLLSGRTLVVLGADEGRVRRLVSALALFVPAPGKCGERVQPWLCCPFTLTDLHRWKLIGLQRVASPVGSSIMYSLSRYSRYISILDSDQKTLRCPPYCGELLTNMADHRTYVRRGSTYFLHVQSILCRLVAKAFLFTFTHHLHLPVNHTEGSNGVETRRNCFLREQLGDDDSQIVLYLSQLINQHYLHGADGCSATAPSFSFNYTTSVLYKI; encoded by the exons ATGATAGGTTCACCAGATGTGGTGGCTTTCACAAAAGAGGACGATGATTGTCAGGCTAATCTTGACCCGTGGGCAATTCCAGAGGAATTCTCTATTCCCCTCCACCCTCCAGCTGACTCCAACCCCTGGGCCAAAACATCATACGCTAAGTTCACCAAAGACTTCATCCTCATTTCAGAGTTCTCTGAACAAGTGGGTCCTCAGCCCCTCCTCACCATTCCCGAGGATCCTAAAATCTGGGGCACCTTTGATCTCAATTACTTCTCCCTTCGTATCATGTCAGTGGACTATCAGGCCTCCTTTGTGGGGCATCCCCCTGGTAGTGGATATCCTCGACTCAGTTTTGTGGAGGACTCTAGGGTCGTACTGGGTGACTCTAAAGAGGGTGCTTTTGCATATGTTCATCACCTTACACTGTATGACCTGGAGGCGAGGGGTTTTGTGCGGCCATTTTGCATGGCATATGTTTCAGCAGATGAGAGGAAAATCATGTTACAGTTTCAAGAACTCTCCATTCGCTTCTCCAAAGCCTCGGAGTGCTTGAAGGCTGGCAACCGCAGAGCCTTCGCCAAAGAACTTCACAGAAAGCTTCGAGACCTAGA gtACACTTACTCTGTTTTGCAGAGGGAGGAGGGCCTGCAAAGAGAGGCAGGGACACACATGTACTCTGCTCATGCTGTGGAAAAGGCCAATGAACTTGCCAATGTGGAAAAGAGCATATACGAGCACAGGGACCTCCTTAAGCAGATCAGCTCATACCCACATCGCCCTCGCAGGGACCCTCAAGCTGTTGCGTGTCAGATGTGTATGAGCGAGTGTGAAGAGCTCTTTGCCAAGTATGCCAAGCTAAGCAAGGAAGGAGATGATGTTTGGGGAAGCAACGGTCATAAAGGTGAAGTGGGAATGGATGAAGACGAATGTGTCAAACGCAGACCGTCTTATACGCCACAGCTGATCAAAGCCAAATCTGCAAAATGTTTTGACAAGCGCCTCAAGACCCTCCAAGAGCTGTGCGATAACAACTTCTATGAGGCCACTTTGGAGCTTCTGAAGGAGACGGAAAAGAATTTCCGAGGTGACCTCTGCTACCTGCATACCCGTCGTTTGCATCGAGCCCTGCGGAGGGAGCAGAGAATTATTAACTTTTTATTTGAGGAGGAAATCTGTGAAGATGACTACGATGATCTCGACAGTAGGGCAAGATTAAGAACATTTTGTGCTATGAACCATGCTGTAGAAAACCTCACACTCATAACTCCAGAACCTATCGTAGGTGGATCAGAACCTCTAAAGCCTTACGACCATGCCTCAGAAACTCGCCATACTCCCAGTCTCACACTAGAAGATGGAGATCTCCAATTCTCTTGTTTTGACCAAGATATGGATATCCAGAAGCCTTATGGTAACTGCAGCAATCAAATAAGTTCAAAGCCAGTTTTAGATCAAGAGTCTGACTCTACTCCAGATTGCGACTACAAAACTGATGTGGATGGTCAGAGCAACAGTGAATGGGCAGAGGCTGCTACTGATGAAGAAAGGGACCCCCGTGCTTCGTCAGAGGAAACTACCAAGGAGGAACTATGCGAGGACTCAACGCTGGTTTCGTTGGATGCCGCCTGCTGTATGGCTCATGAACAATTTATTGATAATCCGCCTGATGTTGCGCCCCATATCACTGTTAATATGCAGAATACTCAAATCCTGGTGGTCAAGCGGGAGCCCCAGGCCCTACTTCCACTCCTGGATGACTACGCTGTGGGATCTCTGACCTCAGAGAGCCATGCTGCTGGACTCCTGGGAGATGCTTTGTCCCATACTTCAGCTGAGGACGGGTCTGATTGTACCATGAGTACGTCTACGGGTTCTGATTGGACTGCCTCCCCTCTGGGCAACAGGTTGATCCTGACTCTGCGTCAGAAGAAGAAGGCGGGACAAGGGGCCTTGCGGTTTGTGCGACAGTATCCCTTTGCTATTCAGGCTCTGTGGTGTTTACTGAGCGGCAGGACACTTGTGGTGCTTGGGGCTGATGAGGGGAGAGTTCGCCGGCTGGTCTCTGCCTTGGCTTTATTTGTACCCGCTCCAGGGAAATGTGGAGAGCGTGTGCAACCTTGGCTTTGCTGTCCCTTTACCCTTACTGACCTCCATAGGTGGAAACTTATTGGATTGCAAAG AGTGGCATCCCCTGTGGGTTCAAGCATCATGTACTCACTGTCTCGCTATAGCCGCTACATTTCCATCCTGGATTCTGACCAGAAAACATTGCGCTGTCCACCTTATTGTGGAGAACTGCTCACTAACATGGCTGACCATCGGACCTATGTTCGCCGAGGCTCTACGTACTTCCTTCATGTGCAGAGCATTCTGTGCCGTCTAGTGGCCAAGGCCTTTCTGTTCACCTTCACCCATCACCTCCATCTGCCAGTGAACCACACAGAGGGGTCAAATGGGGTGGAGACCCGACGCAACTGTTTCCTTCGGGAGCAGCTAGGGGACGACGATAGCCAGATAGTGCTCTACCTCAGCCAGCTGATTAATCAGCACTACCTACATGGTGCTGACGGCTGCAGTGCAACAGCGCCTTCTTTTAGTTTTAACTACACCACCAGCGTTTTAtacaaaatctga